The following coding sequences are from one Rathayibacter sp. SW19 window:
- a CDS encoding GspE/PulE family protein: MASVTEILILHGVLPIEQLDATIDSPAEESKLIQSFVEDGTISSLQLAHARAEAAQVPFVELLDYPIDRTAIGLVAPSICRRHTILPIGVEDDHVIVAVADPGNLFALDDVRTAARMRPRPVVAELSDLNAAIDRYLRADDELNDLTNTIEEEQADAESATFNMADAVEDDAPIVRFVNLLVSQAIQDQASDIHIEPGEHGVRVRYRIDGVLHQMQSAPKGIQNGVISRLKIMSDIDIAERRKPQDGRMSVTHGGRQIDLRVATLPTVWGEKVVMRILDNSNTSLSLKDLDLLEHNFQAFKRSYSKPHGMILVTGPTGSGKSTTLYATLNAVARTEINVITVEDPVEYRMTGINQVQVNPKAGLTFASALRSILRSDPDVVLVGEIRDHETAQIAIEASLTGHLVLSTLHTNDAPSAVTRLIEMGIEPFLVGSALDCVVAQRLARRLCERCKQSAEYTREYLGALHMNIDPDVELPTIYAPVGCGSCSKTGYRGRMAIHEVMSVTEEIERLAVARVSSAELGRLAREQGMLTLREDAWEKAKLGQTSIEEILRVVS, encoded by the coding sequence ATGGCATCCGTGACCGAGATCCTGATTCTGCACGGCGTGCTGCCGATTGAGCAGCTTGACGCCACAATCGACTCGCCTGCTGAGGAGTCGAAACTAATCCAATCCTTCGTCGAAGACGGCACGATCTCCAGCCTGCAACTGGCGCACGCCCGAGCCGAAGCCGCCCAGGTGCCGTTCGTCGAGCTGCTCGACTATCCGATCGACCGCACAGCAATCGGTCTGGTCGCCCCGTCGATCTGTCGCCGGCACACCATCTTGCCCATCGGCGTCGAAGACGATCACGTGATCGTCGCGGTGGCCGACCCGGGCAACCTCTTCGCCCTGGATGACGTGCGCACCGCCGCGCGCATGCGCCCCCGCCCCGTCGTGGCTGAGCTCAGCGACCTGAACGCCGCGATCGATCGCTACCTGCGCGCGGACGACGAGCTGAACGACCTCACGAACACCATCGAGGAGGAGCAGGCCGACGCCGAGTCGGCCACCTTCAACATGGCGGATGCCGTGGAAGACGACGCCCCGATCGTGCGCTTCGTCAACCTCCTCGTGAGCCAGGCGATCCAGGACCAGGCATCCGACATTCATATCGAGCCCGGTGAACACGGCGTGCGCGTGCGATACCGCATTGACGGGGTGCTGCACCAAATGCAGAGCGCGCCCAAGGGCATCCAGAACGGGGTGATCAGCCGGCTGAAGATCATGAGCGACATCGACATCGCCGAGCGGCGCAAGCCGCAGGATGGCCGCATGTCCGTCACTCACGGCGGTCGCCAGATCGACCTGCGCGTTGCGACGCTGCCGACGGTGTGGGGCGAAAAGGTCGTCATGCGCATCCTGGACAACTCGAACACCAGCCTGAGCCTGAAAGATCTCGACCTGCTGGAGCACAACTTCCAGGCTTTCAAGCGGTCGTATTCGAAGCCCCACGGCATGATCCTGGTGACCGGCCCGACCGGTTCAGGCAAGTCGACGACGCTCTACGCGACGCTGAACGCGGTCGCTCGCACCGAGATCAACGTGATCACGGTTGAAGATCCGGTCGAATATCGCATGACCGGCATCAATCAGGTGCAGGTCAACCCGAAGGCGGGGCTCACGTTCGCGAGTGCGCTGCGCTCCATCCTCCGCAGCGACCCGGATGTCGTTCTGGTCGGCGAGATCCGCGACCACGAGACCGCGCAGATCGCCATTGAAGCGTCCCTGACCGGCCACCTGGTGCTGTCCACTTTGCACACCAACGACGCGCCGAGCGCGGTCACGCGACTCATCGAGATGGGCATCGAACCGTTCCTAGTCGGCTCGGCGCTGGACTGCGTCGTCGCCCAGCGCCTGGCCCGCCGGCTCTGCGAGCGCTGCAAACAGTCGGCCGAATACACCCGGGAGTACCTCGGCGCCCTGCACATGAACATCGATCCGGATGTCGAACTGCCCACCATTTATGCACCGGTCGGCTGCGGCAGCTGTTCGAAGACCGGTTACCGAGGGCGCATGGCCATTCACGAGGTGATGTCCGTGACCGAGGAGATCGAGCGGCTCGC